The nucleotide sequence GCCTGTGCCCATTGATGAACCCGATGAGCCTGTGGCCAAGATCAAGCAGGTGATGCACTGCAGCGTACGCCGCGGATACGTTGTCACACCCGACGGAGAACGCCATGTCCCCCATGAGGGGCATATCGAGGACAACGACTGGCATTGGAGAGGTCTTGATCTGCGGCAGCCACGGATCGTCGAGTTTGAGCCCCATGAAAAACGCGCCCTCTACGCCACGGCGCTTGCACAGATCGATGTAGGAAGGCTCATTCGCTTCGGGTGCGTCATTCACATTGAACACCATTAGGTCGTAACTGTATTCAGTGAGTTCATCCAGCATCCCGTTGATTATCTGCCCGGAGAAGGGATGGGAGAACCCTTCTCCTTTCTCCCGGCCAAGCAGGAACAGGCCTATCACGCCGGATCTCTGTGTGACCAGGCTGCGTGCTGTGATGTTGGGCTGATAATTCATCGCGTGGGCCAATTCAAGGATGTGGTTGCGCGTGTCGTCGCCGATGTCAGGGTAGCCGTTCAATGCGCGAGACACAGCGGTGACCGATACTCCGGCTTGGGCAGCGATATCCTTCAGCGTTGGCCGTCGCATGTTGCCATTTCCCCTTTTCTGACGGTCTGAATCGATTAAGAAGCGTTTGCAGCGCATTACCATGAAACTGTGAGGGCCGACGGCCATTCAGAGCCGCTGCCTTGCCCATGCGTCACTTAAACGTTAAACATATCGCAGATAGCGTTCTACTCCGGGCGGCGAACTCCTACCGGGTGGTCGGAAATAATTCCGGGCGCCGCGAAATCGGGCGTTCCACGAAAACACAAGGAGGAATTGTCACAATTGAGTTGAATAATACAATCGGTTGCATTATGAGTTCACATGATCACTAAGTTCAGAGGTAGGCCGTATTTGCATGAAATACAACCGATTGTTACGAAAGAGGGATGTCTTTGAAACCCACACTGCAAGACATGGCAGATGTTCTTCAGTTGTCGAGGTCTACCGTCTCTCGCGCACTTGCCGGAGATCCGCGCGTGGCAGAGGCAACCAGGCGGCGTGCGGAGGGGCTTGCGAAACAGATCGGGTACCAGCCGAACCCCATGGCGAGGGGGCTTGCTACTCGAAGGACGAACGTAATTGGGCTTGCGGTTCCGTGGGCGCCTCGGTCCCTTTCCGACCCGTTCTACCTGGAATTCCTGGGCTACGCTGGCGATACAGCGATGAAGAGAGGCTACTCCTTGCTCCTTTCGGCGTCGGAAGAGGACGGGGCAGGTGCGTTTCGCTCCCATGTGGAGCTGGCCGCCTCCGCCAGAGTGGACGGGATCATCCTCACTGAACCGAAAGTCGTGGACGAGCGCATCGGCCTTCTCAGGGAATTCGATGTGCCTTTCGTGTTCCTCGGGATGTCCTCAACTCCCGATGTGTCGTGGGTGAGCGGCAATAACAGGGCTGGAGCGGAGGAGGCTGTCAGGCATCTCCTGGGGCGCGGGCACACCAGGATCGGATGTGTGACCGGTCCGCCTGATCAGACAGCATCAGTGGGGAGGTTCGATGGTTACCGGGCCGCCCTGGCTGAAGCCGGAGTAGCGTTGGATCGAAACATCGTGGCGCCAGGAGATTTCACGCAAGCCGGAGGCTACTCGGCGATGTGTGAGATCCTGGAATCAGGCCGAAGCATTACGGCAGTGTACGCGTGCAACGATGTTATGGCCCTCGGCGCCATGAAAGCGGCGAGGGAATCGGGGCGGCAGATGCCGATGGACCTGTCGATCGTGGGGTTTGACGGGATCGCCATGGGAGAGTACATGGACCCGCCGCTCACCACAGTACGCCAGCCGATCAGGGAGTTGGGGGTTGCTGCTGCCGATATCCTCATCGATCAGATAGAAGGGCGCGCACAAGGCCAGGTGCACAGGGTGATGCCCGTGGCGCTCAGGGAGGGCGGTTCCACCTGCGCCGTTGGGGAAAGCCATAGGCCTCGGTGATGGAAAGTGATTAGCGATACTCGGACATGGGGGTGATGTAGGCAGGAGCAGGTTGAAGCGAGCGTCAGATTGACGGTGGCTGGGATGAGTTTCATCGGCGCGCCGGCGACATCCGCGTAGACCAATAGAAATGGAGGGATCGGAATGCTGCGTAGAGTCATGTTGTTCGTCTTTATTGCCCTCGCAATATTCAGTCTGAATGGCCTGGCTGCTGAGAAGAGACTAACTGTGATAAGTGGATGGTCAGGGCCTGAGATGGACGCCTTCATGCCTGTGCTGAAGGCTTTCGAGCTTGAAACTGGAATCAAGGTCGACTATCAGATCTATCGCGCGGAAGACCTCGCAGTGTTGCTCCCAGCGCAATTCGCCGCGAAGACCGCCCCAGGCGATGTAATCATGATGTGGGGTTGGTTCATCAACCGAGAGGCGCAGGCTGGGCATGTTCTGGACGTGACAGGCGCTCTCAACGAGGCCGACTTCGTGCCGGGAGTTCTGGATGCAGTCAAGAGCGGCAACAAGCTGTGGGGAGGGTCGTACACCGGCAAGGTGAAGCCGGGGTTCTGGTATCGCAAGTCCTTCTTCCAGAAGAATGGCCTATCTGTCCCGAAAACATGGGATGAGTTTCAGGCACTATGCGCCAAGATCCAGAAGATCCCCGGCATCAAAGCGCCCATCGCCAGCGGCAATGGGGTAGGATGGCCTCTCTCCGATATCACGGAGCATTTCATATCTACATATGCAGGGCCTGAGGTCAGCCTCGGCCTGATGTCGGGGAAAGTGGCCTGGACTGACCCGATTGTCCGAGGGGTGTTCGAGCAGAGGCTTGTTCCGATGCTCAAGGCCCACTACTTCAGCGAGCCCATCGAGTGGACAATGGCCGCGGATCTCTGGTGGAGCGGGGATTACGGCCTGTACTTCATGGGCAGCTGGATTACGGGCATGGTGAAGGATCCTACAGACCTAGGAGTGTTCTCTCTGCCGGGTTCGAAGGGCATAGTGTTCGCGCCTGACTACGCCTTCGTGCCCGCATACTCCAAGAGCCCAGTAGAAGCCAAGAGACTCCTTGCCTTCCTGTGCACCAAGGGACAGGAGATCCAGGTTCGCCAGGGCGGGCACATCGCTACTTACGACAAGGTCGCGCTGGATGCGTATCCCCCTGTCGATCGTGGTGTGGCAGACCTCATGAAGGGCAGGGTGGCCTTGCCCGATCTCGATGACACAATAGGCGGCGAGTGGCAGCCCGCCTTTTGGGACCAACTGAAGCTTCTATGGGTGAGCCCTGCTCGAGTGGGTGAAGTCCTCGACACACTGCAGCGCAAGATGCCCAAGTAGAAGGAATCCAGGAGATCGCGGGCGGGGAGTAGTCATGTTCCAATTTGAACTAGTATCGACTATCCCCGCCCCGCCGACATGCAAGAACGGGCTCAGGAGGCGATGACATGGGCGAGTTTCGAAGGCGACTGGTTTTCTTCCTTCCAGCCCTTGTTCTCCTTGCAGTGTTCGTGGTGTATCCAGTAGTCAATACGGTGTGGTTGAGCTTTCTCAACAGGGATGGGGGATTTGCCTTTCTTGCGAACTATGCGGATGTGCTGTCGCAGCCTGAGATGTTCGATGCACGCGGATTCACCCGGGGGTTCCCCTTCGGCGCCATAATCCACAATTTCATCTGGATTGCGATCCAGCTTCCATTTACGGTGATGCTCGGTCTGGTGCTTGCCGCGATCCTCCGAGAGGTGAAAGGCGGCGCGATCATAAAGTCGATCATATTCCTTGGAATGGTTACCCCCATGGTTGTTGGAGGCATCATTCTCAGATTCCTCTTCGATGGCAATGTTGGGATAATCCCAATGCTGCTATCACTGTTCGGAATTGCCCCACGCACCCTCACGGCATATCCGGATACCGCTCTATTCTCGCTTATCGGAGGCTCGCTCTGGCTCTGGACCCCGTTCGCCATGGTGCTGTACTCCGCCGGCATCGAGACCATCCCCCACTACGTGTACGAGGCTGCAGTGATCGATGGGGCGTCCCAACTGCGCGCGTTCTTCGCGATCACCGTGCCGCTGCTCCGGCCGGTCACTGGAGTAGTGATCACAATGACGTTCTTGTGGGTTCTCAAGATATTCGATATTGTGTTCGTCGCCACCATGGGTGGACCCGGCGGGGCATCAAACGTCCTCGCCTTGCAGATGTACATGTACGCGTTCCGGGAGTTCAACCCGAACGCGGCTGCTGTGGTGGCCACATGTCTGATGCTCCTTGCCATGGTGGTGTCGATCCCCACGTTCAGATCCGCAAGAGGTGATGAATAATGAGCGTGGCCGGGCGCAAAGCTTCTTCAGCCGTGGCCATGTACGTGGTCGCTTGGGTCGTGGCCCTAATATGGCTCGTGCCATTCCTAGGCGTGCTCATGGCCTCCATCAGGCCTCTTTCGGAGATAAGCCGCGGGTGGTGGAGGTTCCGCCCGTTCACGTTCACGTTCAAGAACTTCGCCGGGGCATGGAACCACCCGGCTGCGCCTCTTTCCCGTGGGATGCTCAACTCACTGAAGGTGGCCGTCCCTTCAACGTTGTTCCCGGTGGCGGCGGCGTCGATTGCAGCCTACGGGTTCGCGCGCTTCAGGTTCCGCGGTCGTCAGGCCCTGCTGATTGCGGTCGTGGCTCTCATGACCCTTCCTCAGCAGATGATCGCTGTTCCCATCTACCGGATCATGAGGCAACTGGGCGCAGTCGACACCTACCTTGGGCTGATCTTGGTGCATGCCGCCTGGGGTATTCCATGGGTGCTCTACTTCATGAAGAACTACTTCTCCACACTTCCAGTGGAGATTGAGGAAGCGGCGAAGGTGGATGGGGCATCCGACATGAGGATCTTGCTGCAGATAGTGGCCCCCATGGCCCTGCCTGCACTGGCATCAGCTTGCGTGCTGCAGTTCATGTGGGTGTGGAGCGATTTCTTCCTTCCACTGATTCTCATCTACTCCCCGGCGAAACTCCTCGCCACCCAGAGAGTGCCCCTGCTCAGGGGGGTATACCATGTGGACTGGGGTGTTCTGTCAGCTGGATCCATCATCGTGATGTCGGTGCCTATCGTTGTGTTCGCCTTGATGCAGAGGTACTACATCAGGGGCATGGCGGGGTGGACGTCGAAGTAGCACAGGAGGTATTGCCCATGTTTTGCGAGGTGGAACTGCCGGTAAAGCACCTTGTTGATCATCAGCCTTATGCGGGAGAAGGGCCCATCGAAGAGATCAGGGCTCTCGCTCGGGATCTTGCCGGTCTGAGGGTTCTGCACGTGAATTCCACGTCCTACGGGGGCGGTGTGGCCGAACTGCTCTATACCATAGTCCCGCTCATGCGCGATGCGGGCCTTGATGCCCACTGGCAGGTGATCGAAGGAGCGCCGCCACAGTTCTTTGAGGCCACGAAGAAGATCCATAACACACTCCAGAGTGGGACTGACGCTCTAACGCCTGAGGAGTGGGCGGTTTATGATAAGATCAACGCTGATATGGCATCGGCCTTCCCTGATGGTCCCTGGGATGTGGTGGTGATCCATGACCCTCAGCCGCTCCCAGTGCTGAGCCTGATGAGGCAGACTGCCCAGAGCCGCCGTGCGCCAGCCCTTGTAGGGAGCAAGTGGATCTGGCGGTGCCATATCGATATATCTGAACCCCTGGAGTCCACCTGGAACAGGCTTTGGCCGTATGTCAACGAGTACAGCTGCGCTATCGTGACGAGCGCCGCCTACGCCCGGCCCGAGATCACGACCGCCATTGCCGAGATCACTCCATCGATCGACCCCACGAGCCCTAAGAACATGGCCCAGTCCAGTTCGGACGCAAGGGCGAGGCTGGCCCAGTTTGGGGTGGATTGCGCCAGGCCACTCATGCTGCAGGTGTCGAGGTTTGACCCGTGGAAGGATCCGTTCGGGGTGGTTGAAGCCTACAGGCGCCTCAAGCCCAGTTGGCCCCAGCTGCAGCTGGCCATGGTCGGCTCGATTGCTCTAGATGATCCAGAGGGAATTCAGATACTCTCCGGTCTTCAGGGGGCTGCCGCAGGTGATCCAGACATCCATTTGCTCTCAAATCAGGACGGGGTGAATGCGGCAGAGGTGGCCGCTTTTCAGCAATGTGCCGACGTGGTGGTTCAGAAGTCTCTTCGCGAAGGGTTCGGACTCACAGTGACAGAAGCCATGTGGAAGGCACGGCCCGTGGTGGCTGGGCGGGCGATAGGGTGTGAGATGCAGATAACCGACGGAGAGGACGGGTTCCTCGTGTCATCGACTGAGGAGTGCGCTGCCCGAGCTGATCAGATTCTGAGAGATCCGGCCCTCGGCGCTAAGCTCGGAGGGAGAGCCAGAGAGACGGTCCGACGGAGATTCCTATCAACTGGGCATGTGGCGAGCTACCTCAGGCTCTTCGCGAGGAAGTGATGGGGCCGATTAGGGCGGAAGCGATCTTGGCGGAACGAGAGTTCCGCCGATTTTCTTTTTCGGAGGCGCCTCAGGCGGAAGGGAAATCATACATGGTGACGAACAGGTACTGCGCAAGTGTACGGCAAATGTGTCGGCAAATTGCGCAGAATGCTGCAAACAATGATTGCGAAGTTCAGGAGGCAAGCGAAGGCCGATGGTTCGACTTAGACGATTGTCCGATAGGCCAGTACTCCAGCCAATCCCCGAGCACAGGTGGGAGCGTTCGGCCGTGTTCAACTGTGCAGCTGTGTACCGAGACAACGTCTTTCACCTGATATACCGGGCGTCCGACCTTCCGGGGCATGATCGCTACGGTCCATATGTATCGACAATGGGCCACGCGGTGAGCCTCGACGGCGTGAGTTTCGCACGCCTGTCGACTCCGGCGTTCGAGGGTGAAGGTCGGCAGGAGCTGCGCGGCGTGGAGGATCCCAGGATTGCTGAGATGGGCGGCGCCTACTACATGATGTATACGGCCTTCGGCGGCAGTTGCGATGAGGACTATCGAGTATCGATGGCGAGTTCCCCGGACCTTCGGCACTGGACTAGGCATGGTGTGGTGCTCGACGAACCCAACAAGGATGCGGCGCTCTTCCCTGCGCGTGTTGGCGGGCGATATGCCATGTTCCACAGGCGCTGG is from Clostridia bacterium and encodes:
- a CDS encoding glycosidase codes for the protein MVRLRRLSDRPVLQPIPEHRWERSAVFNCAAVYRDNVFHLIYRASDLPGHDRYGPYVSTMGHAVSLDGVSFARLSTPAFEGEGRQELRGVEDPRIAEMGGAYYMMYTAFGGSCDEDYRVSMASSPDLRHWTRHGVVLDEPNKDAALFPARVGGRYAMFHRRWPDIWIAFSDDLSGWCDHTAIMHPIPGTWESERIGIAGPPFRVDGGWALIYHGVDPNNAYRLGWALLDPENPTKVIHRQSEPILEPELEWEREGWVSNVVFSCGQIVTDGKVYVYYGAADTCIGVAVADVAQFK
- a CDS encoding sugar ABC transporter permease; this encodes MGEFRRRLVFFLPALVLLAVFVVYPVVNTVWLSFLNRDGGFAFLANYADVLSQPEMFDARGFTRGFPFGAIIHNFIWIAIQLPFTVMLGLVLAAILREVKGGAIIKSIIFLGMVTPMVVGGIILRFLFDGNVGIIPMLLSLFGIAPRTLTAYPDTALFSLIGGSLWLWTPFAMVLYSAGIETIPHYVYEAAVIDGASQLRAFFAITVPLLRPVTGVVITMTFLWVLKIFDIVFVATMGGPGGASNVLALQMYMYAFREFNPNAAAVVATCLMLLAMVVSIPTFRSARGDE
- a CDS encoding ABC transporter substrate-binding protein; translated protein: MLRRVMLFVFIALAIFSLNGLAAEKRLTVISGWSGPEMDAFMPVLKAFELETGIKVDYQIYRAEDLAVLLPAQFAAKTAPGDVIMMWGWFINREAQAGHVLDVTGALNEADFVPGVLDAVKSGNKLWGGSYTGKVKPGFWYRKSFFQKNGLSVPKTWDEFQALCAKIQKIPGIKAPIASGNGVGWPLSDITEHFISTYAGPEVSLGLMSGKVAWTDPIVRGVFEQRLVPMLKAHYFSEPIEWTMAADLWWSGDYGLYFMGSWITGMVKDPTDLGVFSLPGSKGIVFAPDYAFVPAYSKSPVEAKRLLAFLCTKGQEIQVRQGGHIATYDKVALDAYPPVDRGVADLMKGRVALPDLDDTIGGEWQPAFWDQLKLLWVSPARVGEVLDTLQRKMPK
- a CDS encoding LacI family DNA-binding transcriptional regulator, with product MRRPTLKDIAAQAGVSVTAVSRALNGYPDIGDDTRNHILELAHAMNYQPNITARSLVTQRSGVIGLFLLGREKGEGFSHPFSGQIINGMLDELTEYSYDLMVFNVNDAPEANEPSYIDLCKRRGVEGAFFMGLKLDDPWLPQIKTSPMPVVVLDMPLMGDMAFSVGCDNVSAAYAAVHHLLDLGHRLIGFINGHRRASVSFERSEGYQAALADYGVRFNPALSAEGDFTAGGAKAAFLSLINQNPEITAVFVASDIMAMGVLEAAAERGLCVPQDLSVVGFDNIEMSAMTAPPLTTMSQPRYELGQTVGEILVSACNGEMPPSRVLLKAQLVVRKSTCRPREVN
- a CDS encoding carbohydrate ABC transporter permease, translating into MSVAGRKASSAVAMYVVAWVVALIWLVPFLGVLMASIRPLSEISRGWWRFRPFTFTFKNFAGAWNHPAAPLSRGMLNSLKVAVPSTLFPVAAASIAAYGFARFRFRGRQALLIAVVALMTLPQQMIAVPIYRIMRQLGAVDTYLGLILVHAAWGIPWVLYFMKNYFSTLPVEIEEAAKVDGASDMRILLQIVAPMALPALASACVLQFMWVWSDFFLPLILIYSPAKLLATQRVPLLRGVYHVDWGVLSAGSIIVMSVPIVVFALMQRYYIRGMAGWTSK
- a CDS encoding LacI family DNA-binding transcriptional regulator, producing the protein MKPTLQDMADVLQLSRSTVSRALAGDPRVAEATRRRAEGLAKQIGYQPNPMARGLATRRTNVIGLAVPWAPRSLSDPFYLEFLGYAGDTAMKRGYSLLLSASEEDGAGAFRSHVELAASARVDGIILTEPKVVDERIGLLREFDVPFVFLGMSSTPDVSWVSGNNRAGAEEAVRHLLGRGHTRIGCVTGPPDQTASVGRFDGYRAALAEAGVALDRNIVAPGDFTQAGGYSAMCEILESGRSITAVYACNDVMALGAMKAARESGRQMPMDLSIVGFDGIAMGEYMDPPLTTVRQPIRELGVAAADILIDQIEGRAQGQVHRVMPVALREGGSTCAVGESHRPR
- a CDS encoding glycosyltransferase — its product is MFCEVELPVKHLVDHQPYAGEGPIEEIRALARDLAGLRVLHVNSTSYGGGVAELLYTIVPLMRDAGLDAHWQVIEGAPPQFFEATKKIHNTLQSGTDALTPEEWAVYDKINADMASAFPDGPWDVVVIHDPQPLPVLSLMRQTAQSRRAPALVGSKWIWRCHIDISEPLESTWNRLWPYVNEYSCAIVTSAAYARPEITTAIAEITPSIDPTSPKNMAQSSSDARARLAQFGVDCARPLMLQVSRFDPWKDPFGVVEAYRRLKPSWPQLQLAMVGSIALDDPEGIQILSGLQGAAAGDPDIHLLSNQDGVNAAEVAAFQQCADVVVQKSLREGFGLTVTEAMWKARPVVAGRAIGCEMQITDGEDGFLVSSTEECAARADQILRDPALGAKLGGRARETVRRRFLSTGHVASYLRLFARK